A window of Streptomyces sp. NBC_01241 genomic DNA:
GCCCGGCTCTCGGGCAACCGGGTGGAGGTCCTGTCCGAGCGGACCGAGACCTCGACCACGTACGCGGAGCCGGACGGAAGCCTGTCGGCCGAGTTGTTCCAGGCACCGGTACGCATACGTGAGAGCGACGGCGCGTGGGCCGACATCGACACCGAGCTGGAGCGGGTCGGCCGGGACTATGAGCCCCGTACGGCACTCGCCGACATCACGGTGTCCGGCGGAGGGACCACCGGGCCAGGCCTGCTGGCCTCCGTCGAGCGTGGCGCGAAGTCGTTCGGCATGGGCTGGCAGGAGGCGCTGCCCAAGGCCGAGGTCGACGGCGACATCGCTTCCTACGACCTGGGCGGCAGCCAGACTCTGACGGTGCGTGCGCTGGCCGACGGGTTCGAGCAGAACGTCGTGCTCGACAAGGCACCGGAGCAGCCCCCCGTCTACCGGATTCCGTTGCGGCTGAAGGGCCTTGTGCTGTTCAGGGACGACGAGACCGGACGGTTGCTTCTCAAGGACGCGGCGGGAAAGCTGACCGCCGAAGCTCCGGCGCCGGTGATGTGGGACTCGTCCACCGATCCCGTGTCCGGGGAGTCCCGGCATCTCGCCCAGGTGGACACCAGTATCGAGACGGCGAAGGACGGCGCGCAGACCCTGGTGCTCAAGCCCGACCCGGAGTACTTCCGGACGTCCGGGCTCACCTACCCCGTGACCGTCGACCCGACCTCGACACTGGCGGCGTCCACCGACACCTGGGTGGCGACCAACTACCCCGACTCGCAGTCGTCGTCCAAGGAGCTGAAGTCCGGGACGTACGACGCGGGTTCGACGAAGGCGCGGTCGTACCTGAAGTTCGACGCCGCCAAGTTCGTTGGGCAGAAGATCCTTTCGGCGAACCTGTCGCTGTATTCGTACTGGTCCGCGACCTGCGCCACCAATGGCTCCGGTACGCAGATACGCCGGGTCACCTCGTCGTGGACGAACTCCGGACTGACCTGGGGAGCCCAGCCGTCCACCACCGAGACCGGGGCGGTCATCAGCACCAAGGCGCTCGGATTCTCGTCGGCCTGCCCGGCGGGCACCGTCAATTTCAATGTCGCGGGCATCGTGCAGGCGTGGGCGGACGGGGCAGCCAACTACGGCGTGCAGGTGCGTGGTGTCACCGAGACGGACTCCTCCACCTGGCGCCGCTACCGCTCATCCAAGTACGCCGCCGGTGACAACGCGGTGGAACCGCACCTCACCGTGAAGTACAACTCGTACCCCGCGAAGCCGACGGCGGTGGCCATCGCGCCGTCGCAGGTGAACGCCTACAACGGCAAGCGGTACGTCACCTCCCTCACCCCGCAGCTCTCGGCCAAGGTGACCGACGCGGACGGCGACACGGTCAAGGCGCAGTTCGAGATCACGCCGGACCCCCAGTACACCGACGGGGCCGGTTACGCGTACACCGCCACGAGTGCCGGTGTCGCCTCCGGCGGAACCGCGAAGATCACGGTCCCGACGGCGAACGCCTTCCCGTCCGGCTCGCACCTGCGCTACCGGGTGCGGGGCTACGACGGCTCGTTGTACGGGGCGTGGACGGGCTACACCACCTTCGTGCTGAACACGGCGAAGCCCACCGCGCCCGGCGTCAGTTGTGTCCCGTACACCAAGGACACCTGGACGGAGAAGAACGCCGACGGTGCCCAGTGCACCTTCTCCACCACCTCCACCGACGGCCAGGGGTATCTGTACGGTCTGAACGACCCGGCCACCCCGAAGCGGATCGACGACACGGTCAAGGGCAGCGGCGGCATTCCGCTGACCGTCACCCTCAAGCCGGGCGACGGCTGGCACACCCTGTACGCGCGGACGATCGACTCGGGCGGCAATCTGTCCAACGCCACCACCGCGTACGAGTTCGGCGTCGGCGACGGCGCTGCCCTTCTGACGCCTCGTGACGGCGACCGGCCGGCCCGGCGGCTGAGCCTCGGCGCGAAGGGCAAGCCCACCTACACCGGTGTCACGTACCAGTACCGACGGGGAGAGACGGACACCTGGGCCAACGTTCCCTCCGCCGCCGTCACCAAGGACGCCGACGGATCGAAGGTGACCGGCTGGCCTTTGGCCACCACGGCCGGCAGCCCGCCGAAGCTGACCTGGAACATCACCGACAGCCTCGCCGAGGACGGCCCGGTCGACGTCCGGGCCGCCTTCACGGACGGCTCGGTGACCCGCTACTCCCCGGTGGCGACCGTGACGGTCGACCGCAACGCGGGGACCGCGCCCAGCGAGTCGGTGGGTCCCGGCACGGTGAACCTGCTGACCGGCGACCTCACCCTCTCCGAGACCGACGCCTCCGCCTACGACCTGTCCGTCACGCGCACCGCCTCCTCGCGGAAGCCCGATGCCGGGGCGAAGCAGAGCGGGCAGTTCCCGATCTACGGCAAGGAGTGGAGCGCGGGCACGGTCGCGGAGCTGACCGAGTCCGACTGGTCGTACCTCAAGCAGTCCACCACGACCTCGGTTGCCCTGGTGGACGTCGACGGCGAGGAGTTGGGCTTCACCAAGCTCAGCAACGGCGGCTGGAAGCCGGAGCCCGGTGCCGACGAGTTCACCCTGACCGGTTCGCTGACCGGGTCGTTCACGCTGAAGGACACCGAAGGCACGGTCACGGTCTTCACCAAGTCGTCGGGCGCCACCACCTGGCAGGTCGCCTCCTCCGCCCTGGACGGCCTCGCCAACTCCACCACCACCGTGGTCTCCGAGACGCTGACCGTGGGAACGGACAAGCTGGTCCGACCCACCCGCGTCATCGCACCCACCTCGGCCGTGTCCGCGAGCACCTGCACGGCCACGCCGTCCACCAAGGGCTGCCGCTCGCTGGAGTTCGTCTACGCGACGTCCACCACCGCCACAGGGAGCACGCTGGGCGACTTCAAGGACCAGCTGCGTGAGATCCGGCTCTGGGCCACGGCGCCGGGCGCGTCGGCTGCCACCGCGAAGGCCGTGCAGACGTTCGCCTACGACAGTGCGGGCCGGCTGCGGCAGGCCTGGCACCCGCAGATCTCGCCCGCTCTGAAGACGGAATACGCGTACGACGACGCGGGCCGGATCACCCAGGTGACGCCGCCGGGCGAGCTGCCGTGGACCATGACGTACGGCAAGGCGGGCAACGCCGCGACCGCCGGTGACGGCATGCTCCTGAAGGTGTCGCGTGCCGCCCTCAAGCCGGGCACGACCGCCACGCCCGAGGGCACGGCGACCACGAGCCTCGTCTACGACGTGCCGCTGAGCGGTACCAAGGCCCCGTACGCACTGGGTACCTCGGACACCGCGGCCTGGGGCCAGGGCGCGGCGCCGACCGACGCGACCGCCGTCTTCCCCGCCGACGCCGTCCCCGCCTCCCACGCGGGTTCGGGGCTCGGCGCGGGTGACTACAAGCGGGCCACCGTCACCTACACCGACGCCTCCGGCCGCCAGGTCAACACCGCGCAGCCCGGCGGGCATCTGTCCGCCACCGATTACGACCAGTACGGCAACACCGTGCGCGAGCTGACAGCCCGCAACCGGGAGATCGCCGTGGGCAGGACAGCGGCGGCGAAGGAGACCCTGGCCGGCCTCGGCCTCGACGGACTGTCCTCGGCGGCGCGCGCCGAACTGCTCGCCACCCGCACCGTCTACGACGACAAGGGCACCAAGGAATTGGAGGAGTTCGGCCCGGCCCGCCGCGTCGACCTGACCACGTCCGTCACCGCCGGGTCGACCACGCTTCCGGCAGGTGAGTCCGTGGTGGCCCGCACCTGGACGAAGAACACCTACGACGAGGGCCGTCCCACCGACGGAACGGCGACGGTGGAGAACCAGATCACCAAGGTCGTCACCGGAGCCCAGCTCCTGGACTTCCCGGCGATCCACGCCGAGCAGCGGGTGACCCAGACGGTCTACGACTGGGTCAAGGGCCTGCCGACGAAGACGATCAACGATCCGTCCGGCCTCGCCCTGACCGCCACCAAGGAGTACGACACCCAGGGCCGTATCACCAAGGAACTGCTGCCCGGTGCCACCGGCACCGACGCTGCCACGCGCGTCACGACGTACTGGTCGGCGACCGGCACCGGAGCCTGCGCGGGGCGCCCCGAGTGGGCGGACCTGGTCTGCTCCACCGGACCCGCCGGCGCAGTCACGGGAGGCGGCAGCAACCCGAGCGGCCTGCCGGTGACCATCACCGAGTACGGTTGGCACGGGACGCCTGCCAAGGCGACCGAGACCGCGAACGGCGTCACCCGCACCACGACGACCAGCTACGACGAGGCCGGTCGTGTCGTCGGGACGGCGACGACCGGCGGCGTCGGGGCGGCGGTTCCGGACGCCACGACCGAGTACGACCCGGACACTGGCCAGGCGGTCCGCACGGTCTCCACGACCGGCGGCACGATCACCAAGGCGTTCGACAAGCTGGGCCGTGAGGTGTCCTACACGGACGCGGACGGCGGGGTGACCAGCACCGCGTACGACCTGCTCGGCCGCCGGACGAAGGTCACGGACTCCGTCCCCTCGACGGTGACGTACACCTACGACCACAGCGCCGAGCCCCGCGGCCTGGCCACGAAGACGGTGGACTCGGTGGCGGGCGCCTTCACGACCGCGTACGACGCGGACGGCGGGGTAGCCACCGAGCGGCTGCCCGGCGGCTACACCCTCACCGTCGACCAGGACACCACCGGCACCACGGTGGGCCGCACCTACACGCGGGACAGCGACGGTGTGCTGGTGGCCTCGGACATGGTCTCCGAGTCCGTCCACGGACAGGCCACATCGCACACCGGCTGGTCGGCGCAGGAGTACGGGTACGACAAGGTGGGACGGCTGACGTCGGTCGACGACACCGTGGGCGATGTGTGCACGCGCCGCGCCTACACCTTCGACAAGCGCACCAACCGCACCCGGCTGACGTCGTCGGCCGCGGCGGAGGGCGCCGACTGCACGGGCACGGGCACGGTCACGACGACGTCGCACGCCTACGACAGCGGCGACCGGCTCGTGGACGCGGGGTACGCGTACGACGCGTTCGGCCGTACCACGACTCTGCCGGGCTCGTCCTTCGCGTACTACGCCAACGACCTGGTCCACACCCAGACTACGGACGATCAGCGCCAGGCCTGGACGCTGGACGCGGATCATCGTTTCCGGTCCTTCACCGTCGAGACGGACATCGACGGCACCTGGACCCGGTCGGCATCCAAGCTCAACCACTATGACGGCGACGGGGACAACCCACGCTGGATCGTCGAGGACACCACCAGCGGCACCGTCAGCCGCCACGTCGAATCCGCCGGCGGCGACCTTGCCGCCACTACCGACGCCACCGGAGAGGTGGTCCTCCAACTGGCCACCATCCACGGCGACATCGCCCTCCAGCTTCCGCTGGATCCCGGCGAATCCCCCGTCGCGCTCGACAACGACGAATACGGCAACCCGAGAACCGGCCAGGCACCCACCCGCTACAACTGGCTCGGCGCCAAACAGCGCTCCACCGAGACCCTCACCGGCCTCACCCTCATGGGCGTCCGCCTCTACAACCCCGACACCGGCCGATTCCTTTCGACCGACCCTGTCTACGGTGGCGGAGACAACGCTTATGCCTACCCGGGCGACCCGATCAACCAGTTCGACCTCGACGGCAAAAGTTGGTGGAGCAAGGCCAAGCGAGTGGCCAAGAAAGCCGGACGGATCGCCTGGAAGTACAAGTGGGACATCGGACTCACCGCCGCCGGATTCATCCCGGGTGTCGGCGCCGTGGCATGGGGTGTACGGGCGTACCGCACCTATCGCACTGTCCGAACGATAAACAGGGCCAGGCACGCAGCGTCAAAGGTTCGCTCCATCAGTCGCTACACGCGCGCCGGTAAACACAGGGCACCGCGAATCAACGGCCGTTCTACCAGGGGCTGCTTCGCTTACGGTGCAGGACTCTGGGGCGCCGGCGCTACATTGGGCTATGCAGCTCGAGGAAAGAGCATAAACGGAGACGTGGTGGGCGGAGCCACGGTGATGGGAGCGGGATGGCATATTGGCCGCTACGCTCGCCGAGGCCACTGCTAGTGCCGTGACCGGCAATATGCCCCGTAAAGAGCGTCGCCCAGTGTGTGCGATCGCAAGGCGGCCGGAAGTCCTTGAATGGGGTCTCCCCTGCTCGAACGTTGTTGAGAGCTTAGGGAAGGAGCTACCAGGGCTTTTGGCCAACGCGGAAGGGGCCCCTGGCCCTCAAGGCCTTGGGGGAGTGCGTGCTGGGTGGCGCGACGGGGTAAACGTTGCCGGGAGGGGCACTAGCCCGCCGCACCCGTAACCGCCAATCCGAGCGGAGACAGGTGACTGGGTGGCACACCGATGCGCCACCCGGTCACCGGAACTCTGTGCCAGGCAGTGAAGGAAGGATTTGAGGAAAGCGTGGGCAACGACGACAGGAACATGAAAAATCGAGTGGCTTTCTGCCTGGCGTACATATGGATGCTACTCGTCGGGGCTGCCGGCGCGACGGCGACACAGTCAGGAGGCTTCGTCGATCATCTTTGGGGGTATGTTTCACGCACCTCGACCATCATTGTTTCGATAGTTGTACTTCTTTACGCCGCCCTGGCTCCAGTGGTGGGACCTGTATTCATCTCGCTGGGCGCGAGCGTGAGACCTACCGGAAAATGGTCCCGCTTTACAGCTGGAATTTATATTCTGGGACTAACTGGTCTTTGCGTCCTTGGATCCGGTCTCCTGCAGGGGAACGGAGACATGATCAGCAGGGTCGGAGCCGTTGGTCTTTTTTTCGTCACACCTGGATGCTTGGTTGTGGCCGTATTGACTGCCGCCTACTGTGCATGGTCCCCGGTGGTCTGGCCGACTGGCGCATTCATTCGCTGGTTGACCGCAAGATCGCACGGGCGGCATGCCAGGCCTCGCGGCCCTGAAAAGAGTTCTCAGTAGTCACTCACCAGAGCGAGTCAGGATTCCGTCTGCCGTCGCTACACGGGATATCGCGGGCCAAGCGGTACGTGTACCTGAGCCTGTGGAGAAACCATGGGTGACCTTGTCGAGCTGTTACTCCGTGTGCAGAAGGGGCTTGCCCGAGTGACGCCCAGCACCATCGCCGTCGGACGCCCGTCCTTGCCGACCTGGAGCGCGGGCCCGTCCTTCGCTTACTACGCCGCGTTCGTCGGAACACACCCCAACCCCGGTCCTGCGCCACACCGGTTGACAATTCGCGATCACAAACGAAAGCGGCGAGGGCTGCAAGAATGCAGGAAATCCCATACCCGAGGTTCGTCCTTGACAGGGCTGCCAGTTCAGCACTTCGCTTGTGGATGCCATCGGTCGGCGTATTCGCGACATCGATCACGACGAACCGTGGTGCCCTGGAATGGATCGGAAAGATACCTCTCTGGAATCTTGCCTTGATCTTGGTATTTGTGATTCACCCAATGTTTCAGGCGGGAAATCCGCTGCGTGCCGAGGCGGCGAGAGCAGGGAAACTCACTCGCACGAGGCGTCTGGGCGTGCTCGTCGCCCTTGCCGCAGTAAACGTCGCACTGCTGTTCATCCTGGGAGTGGCATTCGGAAGCAGTGGAGGATTCAGCGAGCGCTTGGACAGCTACACCTCGTTCTTCATAACGCCGGGTTTCATATTTCTTAACGTTCTCCTCGCCGTCTACAGCTTCGCTGCTCTGCGACCCCCTTTCGCGGAGAGGGACGCGACGTTCCGTCGCCCCAGGTAGCATGCCGGGGCTCTTGTGTGCGGTCTCGGGTCACCGACCGCCGTGGCCGCCCCGCAGCCACGGCGGTCGGATCGGACACCGTCTTGGGTGGCTGGCACCCGCGCATCTCGGGCCAGGCGGGCTGGAGTTGCACGCCGTACGAGGTGGGGAGCCACACCCGGGTCCGTCCGGCCTGCAGGAGGGTGACTGGTCACTGATATGGGGCCTGCTGGAAGTGGCCCTCGCTGTCGCGATCTCGGTGGGCGCGGTCGGTGAGGTCTGGGAGGGGCTGAAGCGGAGGCGCGGGAGAATAAAAAGCGATGAAGGTATCTGATCTGCTCATCCTCATCGGCATCCTGGCTGCTGGTGCTGCGC
This region includes:
- a CDS encoding DNRLRE domain-containing protein translates to MARKRRVLPRIALTLAGLLIAEVAVTVATTGEAVSLPVGRGEALSRTTPAPAKKVTEAADVNAARVAARLSGNRVEVLSERTETSTTYAEPDGSLSAELFQAPVRIRESDGAWADIDTELERVGRDYEPRTALADITVSGGGTTGPGLLASVERGAKSFGMGWQEALPKAEVDGDIASYDLGGSQTLTVRALADGFEQNVVLDKAPEQPPVYRIPLRLKGLVLFRDDETGRLLLKDAAGKLTAEAPAPVMWDSSTDPVSGESRHLAQVDTSIETAKDGAQTLVLKPDPEYFRTSGLTYPVTVDPTSTLAASTDTWVATNYPDSQSSSKELKSGTYDAGSTKARSYLKFDAAKFVGQKILSANLSLYSYWSATCATNGSGTQIRRVTSSWTNSGLTWGAQPSTTETGAVISTKALGFSSACPAGTVNFNVAGIVQAWADGAANYGVQVRGVTETDSSTWRRYRSSKYAAGDNAVEPHLTVKYNSYPAKPTAVAIAPSQVNAYNGKRYVTSLTPQLSAKVTDADGDTVKAQFEITPDPQYTDGAGYAYTATSAGVASGGTAKITVPTANAFPSGSHLRYRVRGYDGSLYGAWTGYTTFVLNTAKPTAPGVSCVPYTKDTWTEKNADGAQCTFSTTSTDGQGYLYGLNDPATPKRIDDTVKGSGGIPLTVTLKPGDGWHTLYARTIDSGGNLSNATTAYEFGVGDGAALLTPRDGDRPARRLSLGAKGKPTYTGVTYQYRRGETDTWANVPSAAVTKDADGSKVTGWPLATTAGSPPKLTWNITDSLAEDGPVDVRAAFTDGSVTRYSPVATVTVDRNAGTAPSESVGPGTVNLLTGDLTLSETDASAYDLSVTRTASSRKPDAGAKQSGQFPIYGKEWSAGTVAELTESDWSYLKQSTTTSVALVDVDGEELGFTKLSNGGWKPEPGADEFTLTGSLTGSFTLKDTEGTVTVFTKSSGATTWQVASSALDGLANSTTTVVSETLTVGTDKLVRPTRVIAPTSAVSASTCTATPSTKGCRSLEFVYATSTTATGSTLGDFKDQLREIRLWATAPGASAATAKAVQTFAYDSAGRLRQAWHPQISPALKTEYAYDDAGRITQVTPPGELPWTMTYGKAGNAATAGDGMLLKVSRAALKPGTTATPEGTATTSLVYDVPLSGTKAPYALGTSDTAAWGQGAAPTDATAVFPADAVPASHAGSGLGAGDYKRATVTYTDASGRQVNTAQPGGHLSATDYDQYGNTVRELTARNREIAVGRTAAAKETLAGLGLDGLSSAARAELLATRTVYDDKGTKELEEFGPARRVDLTTSVTAGSTTLPAGESVVARTWTKNTYDEGRPTDGTATVENQITKVVTGAQLLDFPAIHAEQRVTQTVYDWVKGLPTKTINDPSGLALTATKEYDTQGRITKELLPGATGTDAATRVTTYWSATGTGACAGRPEWADLVCSTGPAGAVTGGGSNPSGLPVTITEYGWHGTPAKATETANGVTRTTTTSYDEAGRVVGTATTGGVGAAVPDATTEYDPDTGQAVRTVSTTGGTITKAFDKLGREVSYTDADGGVTSTAYDLLGRRTKVTDSVPSTVTYTYDHSAEPRGLATKTVDSVAGAFTTAYDADGGVATERLPGGYTLTVDQDTTGTTVGRTYTRDSDGVLVASDMVSESVHGQATSHTGWSAQEYGYDKVGRLTSVDDTVGDVCTRRAYTFDKRTNRTRLTSSAAAEGADCTGTGTVTTTSHAYDSGDRLVDAGYAYDAFGRTTTLPGSSFAYYANDLVHTQTTDDQRQAWTLDADHRFRSFTVETDIDGTWTRSASKLNHYDGDGDNPRWIVEDTTSGTVSRHVESAGGDLAATTDATGEVVLQLATIHGDIALQLPLDPGESPVALDNDEYGNPRTGQAPTRYNWLGAKQRSTETLTGLTLMGVRLYNPDTGRFLSTDPVYGGGDNAYAYPGDPINQFDLDGKSWWSKAKRVAKKAGRIAWKYKWDIGLTAAGFIPGVGAVAWGVRAYRTYRTVRTINRARHAASKVRSISRYTRAGKHRAPRINGRSTRGCFAYGAGLWGAGATLGYAARGKSINGDVVGGATVMGAGWHIGRYARRGHC